CCCGCTCTGTTACGCGGGCCTCTGGTTGTACCTCTATCTATGCACCATGTCCATGGTATGCAGGCTAAACTGATAGCCTGTTGGTTTCCTTCATATGTTGCCCAAACAGCCAGGCGGCGTATCTTCCATAGTGATTCCTCCATAAAACCAGCATGTACTGCGAGGAAACAATCACATACCCTCTTTTACTTCTCCCTCTCTTGCTTCTCCTTCTGGTACTTTGTTTCCAGGTAGCGCTACCTTGATTTCAAGATACCTTTTCCCGACAAATAAAACAGTCTGTTTTTTATTTTTTTTGCGGCGTATAGTGAGCAGGTATGCTTTCCGGCCGATCCATCAATCAGCGGCCGGTTTTCCCATGACGTAACGGGGCAAACAGATATTCCAACCCGTTTACCTTGATTGCATGAACCGTCTGCAACATCCTGCCCAAGCGTCCTTCAGGAAATCCATTATTGGCAAACCAGACCACATAGCGTTCCGGCAGATCGATCAATAACCGCCCCTGATACTTGCCGAACGGCATCCTCATCTCTGCCAGCGCCATCAACTCTTCCGGATCAGCAGTCGCCTCATGACAGGGCTGCAGTGGATCATAGCAAGCGGGGGTGCCCAAGCCGGCCTACTCTCCCCCGCAACTGCCGGAGCAGCCGCAGGAAGAACAGCCGTTTGAAGCCTCTGTTGCCCCGCATCCACTATCCTCAGCCCCCCCCAGCACTCGCAGAATGATGTCACTCTTGGGGTCTGCATTAAACTGCTCAGCCAGCCGTTCGACAACCTCCTCTGCAGAACCGGGCAGGTCATCCCAGATCCCCAGGATCGGCGCCCCGCACAGTGAACCGATCTGGTGGGAGGCCCCCTTCTCGGCACGGCCGGGGTTGGCTGGGAAACGGTTGACCATAACCCCCTTGACCTCAATATCCATCTGTCCGGCAGCAAAGCAGGTCAGCACACTATGGTTGATGGTTCCCAGACCGGGACGGGCTACCACCAACAGCGGCAGATCCAGTTGTTTAACCAGATCAGCGATCAGCAGACCACCATTCAACGGCACCATCAGCCCCCCTGCCCCTTCCACAATCATAAATTCATGTTGTGCTGCCAGACGCTGGTAACAGGCTGCAATCCTGCTGAAATCGATCTTCACCCCGTCCAGCTGTGCTGCCTCAACCGGAGCAATCGGCTCACGCAGACAGTAGGGGGCAATATCTTCGCTACAGTCAACACCGGCAGCCCAGGCCAAAAGCTCGGCATCTTCCGAGATCAGCTCACCATTGCGCTCGACACAGCCGCTGGTAACCGGCTTCATGACTCCGACATTCACCCCCCGCAGGCGCAGAATTCGGGCCAGGGTTGCAGCCACTATGGTTTTGCCGACACCGGTGTCCGTGCCGGTAATAAACAGTCCGTTGCTCATCGCAGCATCTCCTTTGCAATCACCAGCCCCAGGTCCTCAATCATCCGTAGATCATCGGCAGGCTGGCGTCCTTCCTTGGTTAAATAGTTACCGGTCATGATACCGCTTGCCCCTGCCAGAAAGACCCAGGACTGCAGTTCCCGCAGGTTACGCTGTCGCCCGCCGCAGATAGTGATATGCACATCCGGCAGGATCAGGCGATACAGGGCGATGGTATGCAGACAGTCAAGCGATGTCAGCTGCTGCATAACAGCCAGTGGTGTGCCGGGCACCGGGTCCAGAAAATTGATCGGCACTGAATCAACCTGCAGTTCCCGCAGGGTCAATGCAAGTTCAACCCGCTGCGCCATGGTCTCACCCAGCCCGAACAGGCCGCCGCAGCAGACCCGCAGGCCGACCTGCTTTGCCAGCTGCACCGTGGCAACATCATCGTCATAGTCATGGGTGCTGCAGATCTGCGGAAAGAAACTGCGGGAGGTCTCCAGATTATGGTGATAGGTCACCAGACCGGCAGCCTTGAGCTGTTCTGCAGCAGTTTTGGTCAAGGTACCCAGCGAGGCACCGGGGGCAATCCGGCCTTCAGCTCTGATGGCCCTGATGGCAGCGCAGACCTGTTCCAGCTCATCACCTTCGCTGATGCCACTGCCACTGGTCACGATACCGTAACAGGCAGCGCCATGACCGGCCACAGACCGGGCCCCGGCCAGCAGGGTATCCTGATCCAGCAATGGATAGCAGGCAACACCGGTGGCATGGTGGGAAGACTGGGCACAAAAGGCACAATCTTCCGGACAGAGTCCTGACTTTGCATTGATGATGCCGCACAACGACACCTGGTTGCCGAAATGGTGTTCCCGCACACGGGAGGCAGCAGCAAAGAGGGACTGCAGCGATGCACCGCTCAGCGCAGTCAGGGCCAGAGCCTGTTCACTGCTGATTGAGGCTCCATCAAGGATGGAGCCTGCCAACGTATCAATTGGGGTATCAGTAATAATCATGGCAGGCTGGGTACCACGGAGCAGGCAGCCTTGTCAACCGGATCGACCACCACAGGTTGACAAGGCAGACAGGCTGATTCACCCAATGCGTTAAATTTGTATAATAATTCAGTTGAATGATTGACGTGCAAAAAACTTGGACTATACTTTTCCCGAACGCAGGCTCAGGCAGCAGATAGTACATTCACCACCATTCCGCCGCTTCAACGGCACACCACAGGAGGAAGACATGAAAAGGCTGTTCGCACTGATTGTGATGTTCACACTGACTACTCTGGCAACAAGCGCTTTTGCCGCTGAGATGAAGATGATCGGCACGGTCAGCGCAATCAGGATGGTTGGCGGTGGCGCTGAAATGACCGTAAAAGATCGCAAGACTGATGCAGCTGTCGTGCTGCAGGTGCGTGACGGTTCGAATATGGAAAAGATCAAGGACCGCAAGGTTCGGGTCGGTGATGAACTGAGGCTGCGTTATGACAGCGACAGCAAGGTTGTCCGGACCATCCAGAAGACCGCCGGTTGCTGATCGGAAACAATGCAAAAATACGCGCTCAAAGGCCTGCCTGTGCAGGCCTTTTTCAATTCCAGCAGGGTCTTTCCGGTTCCAGCCCGAGGAGACCGGCATGATAGTAAAAAAAACAACGGAGCAGAGTCTCAACCGGTAATTGAGATTACCTCATCGTAGGTGGTTGCCCCTTCCAACATCTTACGAATAGCAAGTTGACGCAGGGACAGAAAACCGTCCTGCTCGGCAGAACGCACCAGTTCTGCAAGATCAACCTTGTCTCCCACCATGGCCCGGATCCGCTCGTTCATCTCAAGCACTTCAAAGATACCGGTGCGGCCTTTATAGCCAGTGCCCCGACACCCCTTGCACCCCTCGCCCTCATAGACGGTGTAAGACTCGGCGGTCAATTGCAGATAGGTCCGTTCCTCTGCAGACAGCTGGCGCGGAACCTTGCAGTGGGGACAGACCTTGCGCAACAGACGCTGCGCGATAATGCCGACCACCGTTGCCGTAATCAGATAGGGCGGCACTCCCAGATCCAGCAAACGGGCAATGGACGAAGGGGCATCATTGGTATGCAACGTGGAGAGCACCAGATGGCCGGTCAGGGCCGCCTGGACTGCGTTCTCGGCAGTTTCTTCATCACGGATCTCACCAACCATGACGATATCCGGGTCCTGCCGCAGGACCGTCCTCAGGATATTGCCGAAGGTGACGCCGATACTCTGTTGCACCGCAATCTGGTTAAACTCCTCCATCACCATCTCGATCGGATCTTCAATGGTAACGATATTCACTTCCGGAGACGAAAGGTTACGCAGGGTTGAGTAGAGGGTCGTTGTCTTGCCCGAACCGGTTGGACCGGTGACCAGAATGATCCCGTTGGGACGGTGGATAAAGCTGTTATACAGAGAGTATTCCCGCGTATAAAAGCCGATTGAATCCAGTTCCTGAAACAGGATATCCGGGTCAAAGATCCGGATAACCACCTTTTCGCCAAAGGCGGTCGGCACGGTGGAAACCCGCAGTTCCACCTCTTTGTTGTTATGGCTGGTCTTGATCCGGCCATCCTGAGGGCGTCGCTTTTCAGCCAGATCCATGCGTGACAGGATCTTGATCCTGGAAACAATCGGAGCATGCAACGGCTTGGGCAGCAGATGGATATTATGCAACAGGCCGTCCAGCCGGAAGCGGATCAGACATTTCTCCCGCTTTGGCTCAATATGGATATCGCTGGCACGCTGGTCAAAGGCGTAGGAGAGCAGAAAATCCACTGCAGATATGACGTGACGGTCATTCCCTTCAAGCTCATGCTCTCCTTTCAACTTGAAGAGCTGCTCAAGGTTCCCCAGGTCAATGGTCGTGGAGGACTCTGCCTCGGCAGCCAGGACTGAGGCCCGGAAACCGTAAAACTCACGCAGTATTTTCTGGATGTCGCTGCATGAACTGAGTACCCGCCGGACCTTAAGGCGATGGGCAGTGGCAAACTCGCTCAGCACCTGATCATTAAAGGGATCAACCACCGCGATTGCCAGTTCACCGTCACGGGTGGCCACCGGCACGATCAGGTGTTTCAAGGCAAAGGGACGCGGGATATAGGAGGTGACCACATCAAGATCAAGCTTGAGCGGGTCAATCTTGAGATAGGGGATATTCAGAAACGACGCCAGCGCTTCCGTTATGGCATCCTCCGACAGAATACGTCCGTTTCCACCAGGCGTCTCAAGGTTGAATGAAGCCAGCAGCTGGGCAGGTGACGGCGCCTCCCCCCCACGATGCAGACGGCGCCCGCCGGCCTGGGGACCCGCTGTCAGGCGGGCCTCCTGGGCCTTGGCCTTGGCCAGCACCATGGCCCGCTGATCGCCAGTGAGCAGTTTTTTTTCAAACAGTAACGCGGTCAGATATTCAATGGTCAGTTTTGACTGTGTCCCCATGCCTCAGCTTTCCTGTCTAGTGCATCAACTTGTTTTTTTTCAATCCCTCTTCACGCTGCTGCTCGATCCGTTTGCTGACCGCTTCAAGCACTTCGGCTTCACTGTATTTGGGTTTGGCAGCAATTCGTGGCAACTCCGAGTCGGCCCCCGCCAGGGTTGCAGCCATTTCCTCCTGCTTTGCCAGCGCCTCAAGCACCTGCTTTTTCTGTTCTTCATAGAAAATACTGTCCTTGGCCAGCTCCATGGCGCTCTTTACCACCCCGCGCAAGGTAAAGGCCAGCAGCAGCAGCGGCACAATATCGTCCAGCCAATAGTCCAGACTCAGTTCACGAACCATCGTACCAGCCAGCAAACCGGCACAGGCCATCAACGCACCAAACAGGTTCCCAAGAAAGCGGAACTCAGCCCCTTCAGTGTATCCTTCGCCTGTTTTTTCAGTCATCTGCCTTCTCCTGCCGCGGCGTCCGCCTGATGTGCTGTTGCAGGCGGTCAAGATATATATAGACTACTGGTGTAATGTACAGTGTTAAAATTTGTGATACCAGCAAACCGCCAACCACCGCCAGCCCCAGAGGACGGCGTGCATCGGCACCGGCACCGATCCCCAGTGCGATCGGAAGCGCCCCGGTCAGGGCGGCCATCGTGGTCATCATAATGGGGCGGAAACGGATCAGGCAGCCCTGGTAGATGGCCCGCTCAGGGGTGATCCCTTCCGTACGCTGGGCATCCAGGGCAAAGTCGATCATCATGATGGCGTTTTTCTTGACGATCCCCACCAGCAGGATAATCCCCACAAAGGCGTACAGGTTCAACTCATGGCCGAACAGCAACAGGGTCAGCAACGCCCCGAGCCCTGCCGACGGCAGACCGGAAAGGATCGTCACCGGATGGATGTAACTTTCGTACAGCACCCCCAGCACGATATAGATCACTGCCACAGCGGCGATAAGCAGCCAGCTGAGCCCGGAGAATGATTGTTTGAAGGCCTGGGCTGTTCCCTGAAAGGCGGTGGTGATCCCGGTGGGCAGGGCTTTGGCCTCTTTTTCCACAGCAGCAGTTGCCTCACCAAGCGGCACGCCGGGGCGGATATTGAAGGAGACGGTCACTGCAGCGGACTGCCCCAAGTGGTTGACGGTCAGTGGCCCGACTGAGCGCTGTGCGGTCAACAAGGTAGAGAGCGGCACCAATTGGCCGATGGTAGAACGGACATGGAGCAGGCCAAGGGCGGCCTGGTCCTTCTGGTACTGCGGCTCCACCTCCAGTATGACCTGATACTGGTTGCTCGGGGCAAAGATGGTGGATACCTGGCGGGAACCATAGGCGTAGTACAAGGCATCTTCCAACTGCTGCGGGGAGACATTCAGAGCTGCAGCATGATCCCGGTCTATGGCAAGCCTCAGCTCGGGATTCCTGATCTGAAGGTCCGAAGTAACATCCTGCAGAATCGGCAGCCCCTTGAGGCGCGACTCAAACTGGGCGGCAGCCTGATACAGCTGGGTGGTGTCGGGCGACATCAGGGCGAACTGGTACTGTGCCTTTGAAAGTGTCGCCTCCAGCCGGATGGGCGGCGGATTCTGCAGAAAAACCTGAATACCGGGCAGCTGGGCCAGCTTCGGCCTGAGCTGCTGAATAACCGTGTCGGCGCTGTCTTTACGCTGGCTGAGGGGCTTCAGCCGGATAAACATGAAGCCGCTGTTGGAGCCGACCCGTGAACCGGAAGCACCGGCAGAGGACATGAACGCCTCAACATTGGGATTCTGACGCACAATGTCGGCAGCAAGCTGCTGATTACGCATCATCTCTTCAAAAGATATCCCCTGGGCGCCTTCCGTAATGCCGTAGATACCGCCGGTATCCTCACTGGAAAAGAGTCCGGCAGGCATGCGCGCAAAAAGCCAGATGGTGACCAGTGCGGTTGCAATGGTAAAGAGCAGTGCAGACCTGAGATGCCTCAGCACCCACTTCAGCGACGTAGCATACCCGTCACGCAACAGATCAAAGAAACGTTCCAGCAGCTGATAGAGGCGGCCATGCTGCCGGGAGACGTCGTGTGGCTTCAGAAACCTGCTGCAGAGCATCGGCGTCAGAGTCAGGGAGACAAAACCTGAAATCAGGATCGCCGCAGAGATGGTAACAGCAAACTCGTTCAAGAGCCGCCCCAGCATCCCCCCCATAAACAGCACCGGAATAAACACCGCAACCAGTGAGATGGTCATGGAAACAATCGTAAACCCGATTTCCCGCGATCCGCGCAGGGCCGCCTCCATCGGCTTCATCCCCTCCTCAATGTGGCGCACGATATTTTCCAGCATCACAATGGCGTCATCCACGACAAAACCAACCGACAGGGTCAGCGCCAGCAGGCTGATATTGTTGATGGAAATACCCAGGCCGCTCATGACGGCAAAGGTCCCGACAATCGAGAGGGGCACTGCCAGGCTGGGGATCAGGGTGGCCGGCAGGTTGCGCAGAAAGAGAAAGATCACCATGATCACCAGGCAGATGGTCAAGACCAGCGTAAACTTGACTTCATCAACCGACTCCCGGATCGAAACCGTCCGGTCGTAGAGGACATTCATCTGAAGGGCGGCAGGGAGCTGGTTCTGGAATTCCGGCAGGAGTTGCTTGATGGCATCCACCATCTCAATGGTATTGGCGCCCGGCTGACGCTGGACCGCCAGCACAATGGCCCGGGTCGCAAACTCCCTGCGATTGTACCAGGCCGCCACCTTATCGTTCTCCACGCTGTCCAGCGTGGTACCGACATCCTGTACCCGCACCGGCGAACCGTTCTTCCAGGCAATGATGGTCGGCCTGAAGGCCTCTGCCTTCAGGAGCGGCGCATTGGTTTGGATCGTCAGGGCCTGCTGCTTCCCCTGCAGCACACCGGTGGGAAGGTTCGAGTTTGCACGGGCCAGGGCTGAGGCAACCTCATCAATCCCGATCCCGCGGGCCGCCAGCTGACGCGGATCGACCTGCACCCGGGCAGCGTATTTCTGCGAGCCATAGACCAGTACCTGGGCCACACCGCTTACCATGGAGATCCGCTGTGCCAGCATGGTATCGGCGTACTCGTTCACCTGATGCAACGGCATGCTTTCCGAGTTGAGCGCAAGGTAGAGCACCGGCGAATCAGCGGGGTTGACCTTGCGGTAGGAAGGCGGGGTTGTCATGTCGGCCGGCAGCTTGCGCATCGCCTTCGCAATGGCGGCCTGTACATCCAGCGCAGCTGCATCGATATTGCGTTTCAGGGTAAATTTCAGCGTGATGATAGAGATCCCCTGCCCATTGGTAGAGGTCATGGAGTCCAGACCGGCAATGGTGGAAAACTCCCGTTCAAGCGGGGTGGCCACCGCAGAGGCCATGGTTTCGGGGCTGGCGCCGGGCAGGTTGGAGGTTACCTGTATCGTGGGAAAATCAACCGTGGGCAGGTCATTAACCGGCAGGCCGCGATAGGCCAGCAGACCGAACACCAGCACGGCCAGCATGACCAGGCTGGTGGCAATCGGCCTGCGGATAAAGAGTTCGGAAACATTCATGGCTGCCCTGTGCCCAAGAAAACAGTCAGACGGATACGCCTTTCGCCTGATCACTGGTTAGTGTAACGTTTTTCTTTTCGGCAGAAAGGGAAGATAACTTGTGCTGATATGCGCTTCCGGGTTGTTTTTGCAAAATGCGGTAAAATGGATGGAACTGTTGCAGGCAGGCCGGTCAAGGCTGTCCGGCACCGCCTGCGCTCTGAAGAATGGTTATCCGCTGTTCATCTGAATTGCTGACTGTACCGAGTTTTTTCAGATATTCCCTGAAGGCATCGCTGTCGATAATCCCGCTATCACTCCGAAATCCTGCAGCATTTTTTACGGCAGCAAAACCATCACCGCCGCCAGCCACAAAGGTGTTGACGACGGTACGGTACAGCGCAGCAGGCTCAACCGGCTGAAAGTTCCCCCTGCTGTCCCTGACGGTCAGGGCTGTCACCCGTGAACCTCTGGGGGCTGACAACTGTACGTTAAACCTGATGCCGGCAACATAGGGCATAACCGGCTGTTTGAGACCATACTTGGCAATCAGAAAATCAATATTCCCCTCCAGGGCAGCTTGCAGTTCAGAACCGTTCAGATCAATCAGCACCAGGGTGTCGGCAAAGGGCATCACCTCCAGCAGATCCCCTTCTGAAATCATGCCGGACAACAGGCTTTTTCTCACACCGCCGTAGTTCAAAAGCGCCACTTGAGCATTGGGGAGCGCTCCCAGCATGGCATCAGCAACCAGGGGACCAGGCCCGCTGTTCACCCCCCGTTTCAGGTCTTCTACAGCCCGGGCAACAACAGCCGTATGAAACTGTGCAAGCTGCCGCTGGTAGGGTGCCAGGGCTGCCAGCACCGCCGGATCTTCGGCAACGATCTGCGCTGTTCCGCTTTGGGCCAGCACATTGACAATGGCCTGATACTGGCTGCTCTCCGGAGACACCGAGGTACCGTCACGGCTGAAGCGCTCCCCGACCGGGATCACCTGTTTAGCGCTGTAACCGGACACCACCCCTGCCCTGTCAAACTGGACGTTCAGCCTGCCCAGCAGATGCCCCCACTGCCAGGCCTGGGCCACCAGCACCGGCCTGCCGTCCAGTGCCGCCAGCTCAGTCGGATAGGCCCCATCCGGTACAAGGCCGACAACAGCCAGTCGCGTTGTATCACCCAGCAGACTGTGGCTGTGCCCGCCGATAATCAGGTCAACCCCGGCGACCTGGCTGGCCAGCTGCAGATCCTGCTGATATCCCAGGTGGGACAGCAGAATGATCTTGTTGATCCCCTGGGCGGTCAAGGCTGCCACCTGCCGGCGGGTACTGGCCACGGCGTCGTTAAAGCGCACCCTGCCCACATCATGGGTGGTCTGAGGGGTTGTCTCGGTGGTGACACCGATAATGGCCACTTTTTCACCGGCCACGGTCTTGATCAGATACGGTTTGACCAGGGGAGCTATGGCCGGTTCAGCTGAAAAATCGATATTTGCCGAAAGCCAGGGGAAGCGGGAACGTTTGATCCAGCCCGGAATCGGGGCGGTGCCCCGGTCAAATTCATGGTTGCCGAATGTCATGGCATCCAGCCCCAGCAGGTTCAGGAAATCGAACTCCAGACCGCCATTGAACAGGGTAAAGTAGAGGGTGCCCTGCAGGGCATCACCGCCATGCAGGAGCAGCAGATCAGGTTCGGACGCCCGCATCCGGTCAAGCACCGTCTTAATCCTGGCAAAGCCCCCCAGCTCTGCGGTGGTGCTGCCGACACCGTCTATCTCCAGAGTGACCGGTACCGCCTCAAGGTGGGAATGGGTGTCATTCAGGTGCAGCAATGTCAGGCTGAAGTGTGCCGGAGGAGTGCTGCAGGCGCTTACAACCATGATCAGTACAAACGCTGCCAGCGCCTGCACAAAGGTCCTCAATCTATTTTGCACGGTACGCATCCTTTAACCTGGTCAGACAAGCTGCCGGCACCAGCCGGAGAAGAGGTTCACAATACCACATGGAATCACTGCATAAAATACTCAGCCGTGGTCTTGACCGACCTGATGCCGACCGAGATGTACTTCGGTGCCCCCTGTTCATCGATCCGGTTGCCATGGGCCACGAATTCGCTCAGACCGACATGCCCCGGACTGCCCCAGTCATAGGTATAGCCCAGCCGCGTCCAGGGATAGGGCAGCGGAGCAGAACTGCTGTTTGCCGGATAAGGGTAGCTGTAAAT
Above is a window of Trichlorobacter lovleyi SZ DNA encoding:
- a CDS encoding DUF3820 family protein, whose amino-acid sequence is MGTPACYDPLQPCHEATADPEELMALAEMRMPFGKYQGRLLIDLPERYVVWFANNGFPEGRLGRMLQTVHAIKVNGLEYLFAPLRHGKTGR
- the bioD gene encoding dethiobiotin synthase, which gives rise to MSNGLFITGTDTGVGKTIVAATLARILRLRGVNVGVMKPVTSGCVERNGELISEDAELLAWAAGVDCSEDIAPYCLREPIAPVEAAQLDGVKIDFSRIAACYQRLAAQHEFMIVEGAGGLMVPLNGGLLIADLVKQLDLPLLVVARPGLGTINHSVLTCFAAGQMDIEVKGVMVNRFPANPGRAEKGASHQIGSLCGAPILGIWDDLPGSAEEVVERLAEQFNADPKSDIILRVLGGAEDSGCGATEASNGCSSCGCSGSCGGE
- the bioB gene encoding biotin synthase BioB; amino-acid sequence: MIITDTPIDTLAGSILDGASISSEQALALTALSGASLQSLFAAASRVREHHFGNQVSLCGIINAKSGLCPEDCAFCAQSSHHATGVACYPLLDQDTLLAGARSVAGHGAACYGIVTSGSGISEGDELEQVCAAIRAIRAEGRIAPGASLGTLTKTAAEQLKAAGLVTYHHNLETSRSFFPQICSTHDYDDDVATVQLAKQVGLRVCCGGLFGLGETMAQRVELALTLRELQVDSVPINFLDPVPGTPLAVMQQLTSLDCLHTIALYRLILPDVHITICGGRQRNLRELQSWVFLAGASGIMTGNYLTKEGRQPADDLRMIEDLGLVIAKEMLR
- a CDS encoding GspE/PulE family protein, translating into MGTQSKLTIEYLTALLFEKKLLTGDQRAMVLAKAKAQEARLTAGPQAGGRRLHRGGEAPSPAQLLASFNLETPGGNGRILSEDAITEALASFLNIPYLKIDPLKLDLDVVTSYIPRPFALKHLIVPVATRDGELAIAVVDPFNDQVLSEFATAHRLKVRRVLSSCSDIQKILREFYGFRASVLAAEAESSTTIDLGNLEQLFKLKGEHELEGNDRHVISAVDFLLSYAFDQRASDIHIEPKREKCLIRFRLDGLLHNIHLLPKPLHAPIVSRIKILSRMDLAEKRRPQDGRIKTSHNNKEVELRVSTVPTAFGEKVVIRIFDPDILFQELDSIGFYTREYSLYNSFIHRPNGIILVTGPTGSGKTTTLYSTLRNLSSPEVNIVTIEDPIEMVMEEFNQIAVQQSIGVTFGNILRTVLRQDPDIVMVGEIRDEETAENAVQAALTGHLVLSTLHTNDAPSSIARLLDLGVPPYLITATVVGIIAQRLLRKVCPHCKVPRQLSAEERTYLQLTAESYTVYEGEGCKGCRGTGYKGRTGIFEVLEMNERIRAMVGDKVDLAELVRSAEQDGFLSLRQLAIRKMLEGATTYDEVISITG
- a CDS encoding efflux RND transporter permease subunit — translated: MNVSELFIRRPIATSLVMLAVLVFGLLAYRGLPVNDLPTVDFPTIQVTSNLPGASPETMASAVATPLEREFSTIAGLDSMTSTNGQGISIITLKFTLKRNIDAAALDVQAAIAKAMRKLPADMTTPPSYRKVNPADSPVLYLALNSESMPLHQVNEYADTMLAQRISMVSGVAQVLVYGSQKYAARVQVDPRQLAARGIGIDEVASALARANSNLPTGVLQGKQQALTIQTNAPLLKAEAFRPTIIAWKNGSPVRVQDVGTTLDSVENDKVAAWYNRREFATRAIVLAVQRQPGANTIEMVDAIKQLLPEFQNQLPAALQMNVLYDRTVSIRESVDEVKFTLVLTICLVIMVIFLFLRNLPATLIPSLAVPLSIVGTFAVMSGLGISINNISLLALTLSVGFVVDDAIVMLENIVRHIEEGMKPMEAALRGSREIGFTIVSMTISLVAVFIPVLFMGGMLGRLLNEFAVTISAAILISGFVSLTLTPMLCSRFLKPHDVSRQHGRLYQLLERFFDLLRDGYATSLKWVLRHLRSALLFTIATALVTIWLFARMPAGLFSSEDTGGIYGITEGAQGISFEEMMRNQQLAADIVRQNPNVEAFMSSAGASGSRVGSNSGFMFIRLKPLSQRKDSADTVIQQLRPKLAQLPGIQVFLQNPPPIRLEATLSKAQYQFALMSPDTTQLYQAAAQFESRLKGLPILQDVTSDLQIRNPELRLAIDRDHAAALNVSPQQLEDALYYAYGSRQVSTIFAPSNQYQVILEVEPQYQKDQAALGLLHVRSTIGQLVPLSTLLTAQRSVGPLTVNHLGQSAAVTVSFNIRPGVPLGEATAAVEKEAKALPTGITTAFQGTAQAFKQSFSGLSWLLIAAVAVIYIVLGVLYESYIHPVTILSGLPSAGLGALLTLLLFGHELNLYAFVGIILLVGIVKKNAIMMIDFALDAQRTEGITPERAIYQGCLIRFRPIMMTTMAALTGALPIALGIGAGADARRPLGLAVVGGLLVSQILTLYITPVVYIYLDRLQQHIRRTPRQEKADD
- a CDS encoding bifunctional metallophosphatase/5'-nucleotidase, which produces MRTVQNRLRTFVQALAAFVLIMVVSACSTPPAHFSLTLLHLNDTHSHLEAVPVTLEIDGVGSTTAELGGFARIKTVLDRMRASEPDLLLLHGGDALQGTLYFTLFNGGLEFDFLNLLGLDAMTFGNHEFDRGTAPIPGWIKRSRFPWLSANIDFSAEPAIAPLVKPYLIKTVAGEKVAIIGVTTETTPQTTHDVGRVRFNDAVASTRRQVAALTAQGINKIILLSHLGYQQDLQLASQVAGVDLIIGGHSHSLLGDTTRLAVVGLVPDGAYPTELAALDGRPVLVAQAWQWGHLLGRLNVQFDRAGVVSGYSAKQVIPVGERFSRDGTSVSPESSQYQAIVNVLAQSGTAQIVAEDPAVLAALAPYQRQLAQFHTAVVARAVEDLKRGVNSGPGPLVADAMLGALPNAQVALLNYGGVRKSLLSGMISEGDLLEVMPFADTLVLIDLNGSELQAALEGNIDFLIAKYGLKQPVMPYVAGIRFNVQLSAPRGSRVTALTVRDSRGNFQPVEPAALYRTVVNTFVAGGGDGFAAVKNAAGFRSDSGIIDSDAFREYLKKLGTVSNSDEQRITILQSAGGAGQP